From Streptomyces sp. GSL17-111, one genomic window encodes:
- the rbsK gene encoding ribokinase — translation MTGTAHTTDAPRRPLDVLVVGSANADLVTVVERHPAPGETVLGSDLAVHPGGKGANQAVAAARLGARAGLLARVGDDAHGRLLTASLADAGVETGAVLTGGAPTGVALIAVDGRGDNTIVVSPGANGRLTPADVAAAHEVLSAAAVVSLQLEIPPESVAAAVRAAVAAGTRVVLNPSPPAPLPPDVLAACDPLVVNEHEARALLRSPTGDAPAADPSDAAGRAEALRRRGPRGVVVTLGAAGALVCDPQGTEHVPAPAVEAVDATGAGDAFTGALAWRLALGEDLATAVRFAVRVGAASVTRRGAQTSYPAADALP, via the coding sequence CTGACCGGCACGGCGCACACGACGGACGCCCCGCGCCGCCCGCTCGACGTCCTGGTCGTCGGCTCGGCCAACGCCGATCTGGTCACCGTCGTCGAGCGGCATCCGGCACCCGGTGAGACCGTGCTCGGCTCCGACCTCGCCGTCCACCCGGGCGGCAAGGGGGCCAACCAGGCGGTCGCCGCCGCCAGGTTGGGCGCGCGGGCGGGGCTGCTGGCCCGGGTCGGCGACGACGCGCACGGGCGGCTGCTCACCGCGTCCCTGGCGGACGCCGGGGTCGAGACCGGCGCTGTGCTGACGGGCGGGGCGCCCACCGGCGTCGCGCTCATCGCGGTGGACGGGCGGGGCGACAACACCATCGTCGTCTCCCCCGGTGCGAACGGCCGGCTCACGCCCGCCGACGTGGCCGCCGCCCACGAGGTGCTGTCCGCCGCCGCCGTCGTCTCGCTCCAGCTGGAGATCCCGCCCGAGTCGGTGGCCGCCGCCGTCCGGGCGGCCGTGGCCGCCGGCACACGGGTGGTGCTGAACCCCTCACCGCCCGCTCCGCTGCCGCCGGACGTGCTGGCCGCGTGCGATCCGCTGGTCGTCAACGAGCACGAGGCGCGGGCGCTGTTGCGCTCCCCGACCGGGGACGCACCGGCCGCCGACCCGTCCGACGCGGCCGGCCGGGCGGAGGCGCTGCGGCGACGCGGCCCGCGCGGCGTCGTCGTGACGCTCGGGGCGGCGGGCGCCCTGGTCTGCGACCCGCAGGGAACCGAGCACGTCCCGGCCCCCGCCGTCGAGGCGGTGGACGCCACGGGTGCGGGTGACGCGTTCACCGGTGCCCTCGCCTGGCGCCTCGCGCTCGGCGAGGACCTGGCGACGGCCGTGCGGTTCGCCGTGCGGGTCGGGGCCGCGTCCGTCACCCGCCGCGGGGCGCAGACCTCCTACCCGGCGGCCGACGCCCTCCCGTGA